A genomic stretch from Bacterioplanes sanyensis includes:
- a CDS encoding c-type cytochrome produces MIKKLTVIAAMAAAALSANVQAFDVDAKYKQACAACHAMAVAGAPKSFDKAAWEPRLALGMDTLVASVTNGKGAMPPRGLCMDCTPDQYKQLINYMAAPRNNRRIHLQPGSDDEKPVD; encoded by the coding sequence ATGATTAAAAAGTTAACTGTGATAGCAGCCATGGCTGCAGCGGCTCTGAGTGCCAACGTTCAGGCCTTTGATGTGGATGCCAAATACAAGCAAGCCTGTGCGGCTTGTCATGCTATGGCGGTGGCCGGTGCACCAAAGTCGTTCGATAAAGCGGCCTGGGAGCCTCGCCTAGCGCTGGGTATGGACACACTGGTTGCCAGTGTGACCAATGGTAAGGGTGCCATGCCTCCTCGCGGACTGTGCATGGACTGTACACCAGACCAGTACAAGCAGCTGATTAACTACATGGCTGCCCCCAGAAATAACAGAAGAATTCACTTACAACCTGGATCTGACGATGAAAAACCTGTTGATTAG
- a CDS encoding c-type cytochrome, producing the protein MKNLLISLIVSAGLMSVAHAGDAEAGKALSATCAACHGADGNSLSPAFPKIAGQGERYLIKQITEIRDGARPVPTMQPFVMNLTDQNIADLAAYYTKQAPSAGGAKAELVELGERIYRAGIEEKGVPACQACHMADGSGLELAGFPRLAGQHDQYTSLQLHNFSAGERNNDQAAMMRTIAQRMHDKEIEAVSSYIQGLR; encoded by the coding sequence ATGAAAAACCTGTTGATTAGCCTGATTGTTTCGGCCGGACTGATGTCCGTAGCGCACGCTGGTGATGCTGAGGCCGGTAAAGCTTTGTCGGCCACCTGTGCGGCGTGCCATGGTGCGGACGGCAATAGTCTGTCTCCTGCATTTCCGAAAATTGCAGGACAGGGCGAACGTTACCTAATCAAACAGATCACTGAGATTCGTGACGGCGCGCGCCCGGTGCCTACCATGCAGCCGTTCGTGATGAATCTGACCGATCAGAACATCGCAGATCTGGCGGCCTATTACACCAAGCAAGCACCGAGCGCCGGTGGTGCGAAAGCCGAGCTGGTTGAGCTGGGTGAGCGCATTTACCGCGCTGGTATTGAAGAAAAAGGCGTGCCTGCGTGTCAGGCGTGCCACATGGCAGACGGCAGTGGCTTGGAGCTGGCGGGCTTCCCGCGCCTGGCTGGTCAGCATGACCAGTACACTTCTCTGCAGCTGCACAACTTCAGTGCTGGCGAGCGCAACAATGACCAAGCAGCGATGATGCGCACCATTGCGCAGCGCATGCACGACAAAGAAATCGAAGCGGTGTCATCGTACATCCAGGGCTTACGTTAA
- a CDS encoding thiol:disulfide interchange protein DsbA/DsbL: protein MISRIKVWLLAAMASVAVSAHAADFEAGKHYTVLDEPVPVQANGKIHVEEAFWYGCPHCFHLESVLTPWKKQLPDDVEFTGVPAMFGRAWVVHAQLYHVADALGVLDQVHEDIFKALHVGGQRLLDKAEQREFLMAKAGVSAEDFNKTYDSFTVKSRMKQADQRIRAFKIDGVPALIVQGKYIVTARQAGSQEALIKVVDHLIDQERRAL from the coding sequence ATGATATCTCGCATCAAAGTATGGTTGCTGGCAGCGATGGCCAGCGTAGCGGTGAGCGCACATGCCGCCGATTTCGAAGCTGGTAAACACTACACAGTACTGGATGAGCCGGTGCCGGTGCAGGCCAACGGCAAAATTCACGTTGAAGAAGCATTTTGGTATGGCTGCCCGCACTGCTTCCATTTGGAAAGTGTGCTGACGCCGTGGAAGAAGCAATTGCCGGATGATGTTGAGTTCACCGGTGTGCCAGCGATGTTTGGCCGTGCTTGGGTGGTGCATGCACAGCTGTACCATGTAGCGGACGCATTGGGTGTGCTGGATCAGGTGCATGAAGACATCTTTAAAGCGCTGCATGTTGGTGGCCAGCGTCTGCTGGATAAAGCCGAGCAGCGTGAATTCCTGATGGCCAAAGCCGGTGTGAGTGCTGAAGATTTCAACAAAACCTACGATTCATTCACGGTGAAAAGCCGTATGAAGCAAGCTGACCAGCGTATTCGTGCATTCAAAATTGATGGCGTTCCTGCTTTGATCGTGCAGGGCAAATACATCGTTACCGCGCGTCAGGCGGGTAGCCAAGAAGCCTTGATTAAGGTAGTAGATCACCTGATTGACCAGGAGCGCCGTGCGCTCTGA
- a CDS encoding endonuclease/exonuclease/phosphatase family protein, protein MRSDALPATVSHCSLDDFLAASAASHASLKLLTFNMQVGIHTRGYHDYLLKSWQHLLPSRQRKHALANIADLLKPFDLVALQEADAGSWRSRHENQVECLAQLADFPYWYQQVNRNLGALAQHSNGLLCRAPLQTVEKHALPGLLPGRGLMLATLQWPQAKVTVAVTHLALGKRTQFGQLDYLVSQVKDAEHLIIMGDLNQEAEVLLQHSPLKRLNLQRLPDKCPTFPSWRPQRGLDHILVSDGLWLRQVASIHHPQSDHLPVAAEVALLP, encoded by the coding sequence GTGCGCTCTGATGCATTGCCAGCGACAGTCAGTCACTGCTCGCTGGATGACTTCCTGGCGGCTTCGGCCGCCAGCCACGCCAGCCTTAAACTTCTTACCTTTAATATGCAGGTGGGTATTCATACCCGCGGCTATCACGACTATCTGCTAAAAAGCTGGCAGCACCTACTGCCCTCGCGTCAACGCAAACACGCCCTAGCCAATATCGCCGATCTGCTCAAGCCTTTCGATCTGGTGGCGTTGCAAGAGGCCGATGCCGGCAGCTGGCGCAGTCGCCATGAAAACCAAGTGGAATGTTTGGCGCAGCTGGCGGATTTTCCCTACTGGTATCAGCAAGTGAACCGCAACTTGGGCGCGCTGGCACAGCACAGTAATGGTTTGCTGTGTCGCGCTCCGCTGCAAACCGTGGAAAAGCACGCCTTGCCGGGGTTGCTGCCTGGCCGAGGTTTGATGCTGGCTACGCTACAGTGGCCGCAGGCGAAGGTGACCGTAGCCGTCACGCATTTGGCGCTGGGAAAACGCACGCAGTTTGGGCAGCTCGACTATCTGGTCAGCCAAGTTAAAGACGCCGAGCACCTGATTATCATGGGCGACCTGAATCAAGAAGCGGAAGTGCTGCTGCAGCACAGTCCTTTGAAACGCTTAAATTTGCAACGCCTACCCGACAAATGCCCCACCTTTCCCAGCTGGCGACCGCAACGCGGGCTGGACCATATTCTCGTCAGCGATGGCCTGTGGCTGCGTCAAGTCGCCAGTATTCATCATCCGCAATCCGATCATTTACCTGTGGCTGCCGAAGTCGCTTTGTTGCCCTGA
- a CDS encoding GGDEF domain-containing protein translates to MAGAAGDSVRRWRDKYLDLVDSHEKLKHNSEEQQDQLRRALVMVSLLAEGQESSVDSALARLRETLKPGAVGMEKTMSDLERAVRRFEDQNTARAEVLLGELSDVAHKLADCPLPKPLQKRVREVRKTAQTELQSWAGYINQLQAWMQILGDLATLDGYDEQPSKWWQRWFSPRQQSTETPETEAAEHKAQPIQLDQPIEQTEIEGEPGFSHISDEVSQTLLSLLSQLVIPERLNTSANELQGRLSKGLNWYELVPLLEDTAEFLIDCLGSGQQEFERFLANLDERLRAIQLLVSDAHSGQEERKRAREDLDGLVRDQIADIRSVVTGSRDLGELGSSVREHLTLIVRAMEKYQEDEQEREQRLSAKLEMLQNRLTEMEKEASAARKVIEEQKRRATHDVLTGLPNREAYGLRLEQELKRRSRYGGALTMAIGDVDHFKSINDNFGHLAGDKVLQLLARAMRKYLRDVDFIARYGGEEFVMLMPETTAEEAMVATEKLRTTIEKAPFHFKQQPVQITMSFGIAEFHALEDPETVFDRADKALYKAKAEGRNRSQLAAD, encoded by the coding sequence ATGGCGGGAGCAGCGGGCGATTCTGTGCGGCGCTGGCGTGACAAGTATCTGGACTTGGTCGACAGTCACGAAAAGCTCAAACACAACTCGGAAGAACAGCAAGATCAGTTACGCCGGGCGTTGGTGATGGTGTCTCTATTGGCCGAAGGCCAGGAGTCGAGCGTCGACAGCGCGTTAGCCAGGCTGCGTGAGACACTCAAACCCGGTGCGGTCGGCATGGAAAAGACCATGTCTGATCTGGAGCGCGCAGTGCGACGGTTCGAAGACCAAAATACTGCCCGGGCGGAAGTGCTGCTGGGCGAGCTGTCGGATGTCGCGCACAAATTGGCTGACTGTCCGTTGCCAAAACCGCTGCAAAAGCGTGTGCGAGAAGTGCGCAAAACCGCGCAGACGGAGCTGCAAAGCTGGGCCGGTTACATCAATCAGCTGCAAGCGTGGATGCAAATCCTCGGCGATTTAGCGACCTTGGACGGTTACGATGAGCAGCCGTCGAAATGGTGGCAGCGCTGGTTTTCCCCGCGCCAGCAAAGTACCGAAACGCCCGAGACAGAGGCCGCGGAGCACAAAGCACAGCCGATTCAATTAGATCAGCCGATCGAGCAGACTGAGATTGAAGGCGAGCCGGGCTTTTCTCACATCTCCGACGAAGTCTCGCAAACGCTGCTGAGTTTGCTGTCGCAACTGGTCATTCCTGAGCGCTTAAACACCTCCGCCAATGAACTGCAGGGGCGGCTCAGTAAAGGCCTCAACTGGTACGAGTTGGTTCCCCTTTTAGAAGATACCGCCGAGTTTTTGATCGACTGTTTAGGCAGTGGCCAGCAGGAGTTCGAACGCTTTCTGGCCAACCTGGATGAGCGGTTAAGAGCGATTCAGCTGCTGGTATCCGACGCGCATTCCGGCCAGGAAGAGCGCAAGCGTGCGCGCGAAGACCTAGACGGCTTGGTGCGTGATCAAATTGCTGACATTCGTTCAGTGGTGACCGGCTCGCGCGATTTAGGTGAGCTTGGCTCCAGTGTGCGTGAGCATCTCACCCTGATCGTACGCGCCATGGAAAAGTACCAAGAAGACGAGCAAGAGCGCGAGCAGCGGCTGTCGGCCAAACTGGAAATGCTGCAGAACCGCCTTACTGAAATGGAGAAGGAAGCCTCCGCTGCGCGCAAAGTTATCGAAGAGCAAAAGCGCCGCGCTACTCACGATGTACTCACTGGATTACCGAATCGCGAGGCGTACGGGTTGCGTCTCGAGCAAGAGCTGAAGCGTCGCTCGCGCTACGGCGGTGCGCTGACGATGGCGATTGGTGATGTCGACCATTTCAAATCGATCAACGATAACTTCGGTCATCTGGCCGGCGATAAAGTACTGCAGTTATTGGCCAGAGCGATGCGCAAATACTTGCGCGATGTCGACTTTATCGCCCGTTATGGTGGTGAAGAATTTGTCATGCTTATGCCAGAGACGACTGCAGAAGAGGCCATGGTGGCCACGGAGAAGCTGCGTACCACCATCGAAAAAGCGCCGTTCCACTTTAAGCAGCAGCCGGTGCAGATCACCATGTCGTTCGGTATCGCGGAATTCCATGCACTGGAAGACCCGGAAACCGTGTTTGATCGTGCTGATAAAGCCTTGTACAAGGCCAAAGCCGAGGGCAGAAACCGCAGCCAGCTGGCAGCGGATTAA
- a CDS encoding DeoR/GlpR family DNA-binding transcription regulator: MRGVTQQRRQQILTLLQQHGEVQVEPLARQLQTSEVTIRKDLKALEASGVLVRRYGGAIAAADGSTFETGSKISNRKKAIAAAAAQGIRDHQRIIIDSGSTASAIIPFLEQRRGMVVMSNSLLVARQVLALENEPTLLMTGGTWDGHSESFQGQVAEQVLQAYDFDQLFIGCDGIDLQHGTTTFNELLTLSRTMAQVSRQVVLMAESDKIGRRIPNQELAWQQIDVFITDSGISREQQQQIEAHGVQIDIVTE, encoded by the coding sequence GTGCGTGGTGTAACTCAACAACGACGGCAACAGATTTTGACTCTACTGCAGCAGCATGGCGAAGTGCAGGTTGAGCCACTAGCACGCCAGCTGCAAACTTCCGAAGTAACGATACGCAAAGACCTGAAGGCGTTGGAGGCCAGCGGCGTTCTGGTTCGGCGCTATGGCGGCGCCATTGCTGCGGCCGACGGCTCCACTTTCGAAACCGGTAGTAAAATTTCGAACCGAAAGAAAGCGATTGCCGCCGCCGCCGCACAAGGTATTCGCGACCATCAGCGCATCATTATCGACAGTGGCTCCACCGCGTCAGCGATTATTCCCTTTCTGGAGCAGCGTCGTGGGATGGTGGTGATGAGCAACTCACTGCTGGTGGCGCGCCAGGTATTGGCGTTGGAAAACGAACCGACGCTGTTAATGACTGGCGGTACCTGGGATGGTCACAGTGAATCGTTTCAGGGCCAAGTCGCCGAGCAAGTGTTGCAGGCGTATGACTTTGATCAGCTGTTTATTGGTTGTGATGGCATTGATCTGCAGCACGGCACCACCACCTTCAACGAACTGCTCACGCTCAGCCGAACCATGGCGCAGGTGTCGCGCCAAGTGGTGCTGATGGCCGAGTCCGACAAGATTGGCCGGCGTATTCCTAATCAAGAGCTGGCGTGGCAGCAAATCGACGTATTTATCACCGACTCTGGCATTAGCCGTGAGCAACAACAGCAAATCGAAGCGCACGGCGTACAAATAGACATCGTGACAGAGTGA
- the glmS gene encoding glutamine--fructose-6-phosphate transaminase (isomerizing) has protein sequence MCGIVGAVAQRDVADILLTGLQRLEYRGYDSAGMAVLSPAAELQRVRRLGKVEQLANALQQHPMTGGTGIAHTRWATHGQPSEANAHPHQSGSLVVVHNGIIENHAELRRQLEAQGYVFESQTDTEVIAHLIAEQRRQGVELLQAVMVVRKQLTGAYGMAVMDQQLPEQLVVARSGSPLVIGVGIGEHFVASDQLALLPVTQRFAFLEEGDVALLQRHDYQVFDLNDQAVERRVQESTVEHDAGDKGAFRHYMLKEIYEQPHAIRQTLAGRLENGELNLEALGDLSDIEQVQIIACGTSYHAAMTARYWIESLAQLPCNVEIASEFRYRRSVVRPRSLLVTISQSGETADTLAALRLAKEIGYQRTLTICNVPGSSLVRESDVALMTCAGVEVGVASTKAFTTQLVALLLLTAALGRGRGLDVHQQAALTDALQQLPDLIDKTLSMNADIQALAQRFAEKHHALFLGRGSQYPIAMEGALKLKEISYIHAEAYAAGELKHGPLALIDAEMPIIVVAPNNQLVEKLKSNIEEVRARGGELTIFADEAAGLTTSDNVTVLPVTHCDNLIAPIVYTLPLQLLSYHVAVIKGTDVDQPRNLAKSVTVE, from the coding sequence ATGTGTGGCATTGTGGGCGCCGTGGCGCAGCGGGACGTGGCGGATATTTTGCTGACGGGCTTGCAACGACTGGAGTATCGCGGCTACGACTCGGCCGGGATGGCGGTATTAAGCCCAGCGGCAGAACTGCAACGCGTGCGCCGTTTGGGCAAGGTCGAACAGCTGGCCAATGCTTTGCAGCAACATCCGATGACTGGCGGAACAGGCATTGCCCACACCCGCTGGGCAACCCATGGTCAGCCCTCTGAAGCCAATGCCCACCCTCATCAGTCCGGTAGTTTAGTTGTGGTACACAACGGCATTATCGAAAACCACGCCGAGCTAAGGCGGCAACTTGAAGCTCAGGGTTATGTGTTTGAGTCGCAAACCGACACCGAAGTGATCGCTCATTTAATCGCAGAGCAGCGTCGTCAGGGTGTGGAGTTGTTGCAGGCAGTGATGGTGGTACGCAAACAGCTTACCGGTGCCTACGGCATGGCGGTGATGGATCAACAGCTGCCGGAGCAATTGGTGGTGGCGCGCAGCGGTAGTCCGCTGGTGATTGGCGTGGGCATAGGCGAGCACTTTGTCGCATCCGATCAGCTGGCGCTGTTGCCGGTAACTCAGCGTTTTGCCTTTCTGGAAGAGGGCGATGTGGCGCTACTGCAGCGCCATGATTATCAGGTGTTTGACTTGAACGATCAGGCGGTAGAGCGCCGTGTGCAGGAATCGACCGTCGAGCATGATGCTGGTGACAAAGGTGCTTTCCGTCACTACATGCTGAAGGAAATCTACGAACAGCCCCACGCCATTCGACAAACTCTGGCCGGGCGGCTTGAGAACGGTGAGCTGAATCTCGAAGCCTTGGGCGATCTGAGTGACATCGAGCAGGTGCAGATCATTGCCTGCGGCACGTCATACCACGCGGCCATGACGGCGCGCTATTGGATCGAAAGTCTGGCGCAGCTGCCATGCAACGTTGAAATAGCCTCGGAGTTTCGCTATCGCCGCTCGGTGGTGCGCCCACGATCATTGCTGGTGACGATTTCGCAAAGCGGTGAAACCGCCGATACCCTGGCGGCCTTACGTTTGGCGAAAGAGATTGGCTACCAGCGCACACTGACTATTTGTAACGTGCCGGGCTCATCCTTGGTACGTGAATCGGATGTGGCATTAATGACCTGTGCTGGTGTTGAAGTGGGCGTGGCGTCGACCAAAGCCTTTACCACGCAACTGGTGGCTTTGTTGTTATTAACCGCAGCATTGGGTCGCGGCCGAGGATTGGATGTGCACCAACAGGCGGCGCTGACGGACGCTTTGCAGCAATTGCCGGATTTGATCGACAAGACGCTATCGATGAACGCCGATATTCAGGCATTGGCACAGCGGTTTGCGGAAAAGCATCATGCGCTGTTTTTGGGGCGTGGCAGTCAATACCCCATCGCCATGGAAGGGGCGCTTAAGTTAAAAGAAATTTCCTACATTCACGCTGAAGCCTATGCGGCGGGCGAGTTGAAACATGGTCCATTGGCATTGATCGACGCTGAAATGCCGATCATTGTGGTGGCACCCAATAATCAACTGGTAGAAAAACTAAAGTCCAATATCGAAGAAGTACGTGCCAGAGGTGGCGAGTTAACTATTTTCGCCGATGAAGCTGCGGGGTTAACCACATCAGACAATGTCACCGTGCTGCCGGTCACTCATTGCGACAACCTGATTGCCCCGATTGTCTATACCTTGCCTTTGCAATTGCTGAGCTATCACGTTGCGGTGATCAAAGGCACGGATGTCGATCAGCCGCGCAACTTGGCGAAAAGTGTGACGGTGGAATAA
- a CDS encoding outer membrane beta-barrel protein has product MKKTLLAAALLASVNASAMQLDLDNKYVGGSLHLTDFGVSGFDSAVGFGVLAGAPLKGVNLPANVSLTPEAGFVYFGTSSNDEGTFSTIDVEYSGYSVLGAMKASLAFNEQVSGHVKGGLNYVNVEAEVSSSTSFFSYSASSEASEIKLLLGLGGEFKATEKLSIVADYTLYASDISSLSAGVNFKF; this is encoded by the coding sequence GTGAAAAAGACATTGTTAGCGGCCGCTTTGCTGGCCAGTGTTAATGCTTCAGCGATGCAGTTGGATTTGGATAACAAGTACGTTGGCGGTAGTTTACATCTGACCGATTTTGGTGTGAGCGGCTTCGATAGTGCTGTTGGCTTCGGCGTTTTAGCTGGTGCGCCCTTAAAAGGCGTGAACTTGCCTGCAAATGTTAGTCTGACTCCAGAAGCGGGATTTGTTTACTTCGGCACTAGCAGTAACGACGAAGGTACTTTCAGTACCATCGATGTTGAGTACTCTGGTTATTCTGTTCTTGGCGCGATGAAAGCAAGTTTGGCGTTTAACGAACAAGTGTCTGGCCATGTTAAAGGCGGTCTCAATTACGTGAACGTAGAAGCAGAAGTTTCTTCTAGCACATCTTTCTTTAGCTACTCTGCATCTTCAGAAGCAAGTGAAATCAAGCTGTTGCTGGGGCTGGGTGGTGAGTTTAAGGCGACTGAAAAACTGTCTATTGTCGCGGATTACACCTTGTACGCTAGTGATATTTCTAGCCTGAGCGCTGGCGTAAACTTTAAGTTCTAA
- a CDS encoding substrate-binding periplasmic protein, translating into MVRLLTFALLTATACWSQAEMLKFCGDKAGWPPYTYEAGGEIRGYDLDVLDAILTPAGVKYEVQMLPWKRCMQDTDTGKVHVALSASANDERRKTFRLTDYYYTVQPSFIYQKDKFPDGIQMSADDANKQYKICGLRGYNYAGFGIDSEKVDRNTNNFEQLLSKTSAGRCDIALARYEILAGFELIGQKLLDDSWGYNAIPGIEGDKFYMLVSRNTPNSEQLEKQLSDGIAKLRADGKLDEFIKPYFN; encoded by the coding sequence ATGGTTCGACTGCTCACCTTTGCTCTACTAACTGCTACTGCCTGCTGGAGCCAGGCAGAAATGCTAAAGTTCTGCGGCGATAAAGCCGGCTGGCCACCCTACACCTACGAGGCCGGTGGCGAAATACGAGGTTACGACCTGGATGTATTAGACGCGATATTAACGCCCGCTGGCGTTAAATACGAAGTGCAGATGCTGCCATGGAAGCGCTGCATGCAGGACACAGACACCGGCAAAGTGCATGTTGCGCTGAGTGCCTCGGCCAATGATGAACGCCGTAAAACCTTTCGGTTAACCGACTACTACTACACAGTGCAGCCGAGCTTTATTTACCAAAAGGATAAATTTCCTGATGGCATTCAAATGTCTGCAGATGATGCCAACAAACAGTACAAAATATGCGGACTACGCGGCTATAACTACGCCGGGTTTGGCATCGACTCAGAAAAAGTTGATCGTAATACCAATAACTTCGAGCAGCTGTTGAGTAAAACTTCGGCAGGGCGCTGCGATATTGCCTTGGCCCGCTATGAAATTTTGGCAGGGTTCGAATTAATCGGACAAAAACTGTTAGACGATAGCTGGGGCTACAATGCCATTCCAGGCATTGAAGGCGATAAGTTTTATATGCTAGTCAGCCGTAATACGCCGAATAGCGAACAACTTGAAAAACAACTGAGCGATGGTATTGCCAAACTTCGTGCAGATGGCAAGTTAGATGAGTTTATTAAACCGTATTTTAATTAG
- the rep gene encoding DNA helicase Rep: protein MVDLSQLNPRQHEAAKYIDGPLLVLAGAGSGKTSVITRKIAYLIDACGIKAHHIAAVTFTNKAAREMKERVNALVGKGGAKGLTVSTFHNLGLNIIRHELKTAGYKSGFSILDQDDCKNIIRDVMHREHGDDGDMIELVQNSISNLKNDLITPEHALQVAQSPQEMMIAQTYAVYQRMLKAYNAVDFDDLILVPTLLFRDHADVLARWQKKIRYLLVDEYQDTNTSQYELVKFLVGQRSGLTVVGDDDQSIYAWRGARPENLALLKKDFPTLKLIKLEQNYRSTGLILHAANHVIDNNPHEFEKKLWSDKGYGDPIRILKCRNDEAEAERVATEIIERRMRYGCSYRDFAVLYRGNHQSRAIEMKLQSFQVPYKLSGGQSFFGRNEIKDIMGYLRLLINPSDDAAFLRIINTPRREIGPTTIEKLSEYAAMRGTSLMSATTEMGLEQVLMPKAVDRLRRFGQWLEGITRNAYTDDPVAAIKELINDIDYEGWLLQNSGTPHQAERRMKNVWFLVDSVAKMIDKAEEVGDEVTIEDAVGKLVLRDMLEQQEQEDENDQVQLLTLHASKGLEYPHVYIIGMEEELMPHRNSIEANTIEEERRLMYVGITRAKRTLSLTYAAKRRQYGETASTTHSRFLDELPQKDVEWEGKTETSAEEQKQRGQETLNSLKGMLADF from the coding sequence GTGGTTGATCTCTCCCAGCTAAACCCCCGGCAACATGAAGCGGCGAAGTACATTGATGGCCCCCTGCTGGTATTGGCCGGGGCCGGTTCCGGCAAGACGTCGGTGATTACTCGTAAGATTGCCTACCTGATCGACGCTTGCGGCATCAAAGCGCATCATATTGCAGCGGTGACCTTTACCAACAAAGCCGCCAGGGAAATGAAAGAACGGGTCAATGCCCTAGTGGGCAAGGGCGGCGCCAAAGGCCTAACTGTATCGACCTTCCACAACCTCGGCCTCAATATCATTCGCCATGAGCTGAAAACCGCTGGCTACAAATCGGGCTTTTCGATTCTCGACCAAGACGACTGCAAAAACATCATTCGTGACGTCATGCACCGTGAGCATGGCGACGACGGCGATATGATTGAACTGGTGCAAAACAGCATCAGTAACCTGAAGAATGACCTGATCACCCCAGAGCACGCCTTGCAGGTAGCACAAAGCCCGCAAGAGATGATGATTGCCCAGACCTACGCCGTCTATCAACGAATGCTGAAGGCCTATAACGCTGTCGATTTCGATGATTTGATTCTGGTGCCAACGCTGTTGTTCCGCGACCACGCAGACGTCTTGGCGCGCTGGCAAAAGAAGATTCGCTACCTGTTGGTGGACGAGTATCAGGACACCAATACCAGCCAATACGAGCTGGTGAAGTTTCTTGTCGGCCAGCGCAGCGGACTGACCGTGGTTGGCGACGATGACCAATCGATCTACGCTTGGCGCGGCGCACGCCCGGAAAACCTGGCGCTGCTAAAAAAAGACTTCCCAACGCTGAAGCTGATTAAACTGGAGCAAAACTACCGCTCCACCGGTTTGATTTTGCACGCCGCCAACCATGTGATTGACAACAATCCGCATGAATTTGAAAAGAAGCTGTGGTCAGACAAAGGCTATGGTGACCCGATCCGTATTTTGAAGTGCCGTAATGACGAGGCAGAAGCCGAGCGCGTCGCTACTGAGATCATTGAGCGGCGCATGCGCTACGGCTGCAGTTATCGTGACTTCGCCGTGCTGTACCGCGGCAATCATCAATCTCGTGCCATCGAGATGAAGCTGCAATCCTTTCAAGTGCCGTACAAACTCAGCGGTGGCCAATCGTTTTTTGGCCGCAATGAAATCAAGGACATCATGGGCTACCTGCGCTTGCTGATTAATCCCAGCGACGACGCCGCCTTTTTGCGCATCATCAATACCCCGAGGCGCGAAATCGGCCCGACCACCATCGAAAAGCTTAGTGAATACGCCGCCATGCGCGGTACCAGCTTGATGTCGGCGACCACCGAAATGGGGCTGGAACAGGTACTGATGCCAAAAGCGGTGGACCGCTTGCGCCGCTTCGGCCAGTGGCTGGAAGGCATTACTCGCAACGCCTACACAGATGACCCGGTGGCGGCGATCAAAGAGCTGATCAATGACATCGATTACGAAGGGTGGCTGCTGCAAAACTCCGGCACACCACACCAAGCAGAACGGCGCATGAAGAACGTTTGGTTTCTGGTCGACTCAGTGGCCAAAATGATCGACAAAGCCGAAGAAGTCGGCGATGAAGTCACCATTGAAGACGCCGTCGGTAAACTGGTGCTGCGCGATATGCTGGAGCAGCAAGAACAAGAAGACGAAAACGATCAGGTGCAGCTGCTCACCTTGCATGCCTCCAAAGGCTTGGAGTACCCACATGTTTACATCATTGGTATGGAAGAAGAGCTGATGCCGCACCGCAACAGCATCGAAGCCAATACCATCGAAGAAGAGCGGCGGCTGATGTATGTGGGAATTACTCGTGCCAAACGCACACTGTCTCTTACCTATGCGGCGAAAAGACGCCAGTACGGCGAAACCGCCTCAACCACCCATTCACGCTTTTTGGATGAATTGCCGCAGAAGGACGTTGAATGGGAAGGCAAAACCGAGACGTCGGCCGAAGAGCAAAAACAGCGTGGCCAAGAAACCCTCAATAGCTTAAAAGGCATGCTGGCCGATTTTTAA